One region of Colius striatus isolate bColStr4 chromosome 4, bColStr4.1.hap1, whole genome shotgun sequence genomic DNA includes:
- the SSR1 gene encoding translocon-associated protein subunit alpha isoform X1 gives MAMRRLSQLLVLALLVFPAALLLGGGRSGPGSGLLVAAQDATEDEDAVEDTVVEDEDDEAEVEEDEPTDLTEEKEEEDLSGEPKASPSADTTILFVKGEDFPANNIVKFLVGFTNKGTEDFIVESLDASFRYPQDYQFYIQNFTALPLNTVVPPQRQATFEYSFIPAEPMGGRPFGLVINLNYRDANGNVFQDAVFNQTVTIIEKEDGLDGETIFMYMFLAGLGLLVIVGLHQLLESRKRKRPVQKVEMGTSNQNDVDMSWIPQETLNQINKASPRRLPYKRAQKRSVGSDEKNHPRRA, from the exons CCTGCTCGTCTTCCCCGCCGCACTGCTGCTCGGGGGCGGCCGCAGCGGCCCAG gTTCAGGTTTATTAGTTGCAGCTCAAGATGCTACAGAAGATGAAGACGCTGTGGAAGATACTGTAGttgaagatgaagatgatgagGCTGAAGTTGAAGAAGATGAGCCAACAGACTTG acagaagaaaaagaggaagaagactTGTCAGGAGAACCTAAAGCCTCACCTAGTGCCGATACAACCATCCTATTTGTGAAAGGTGAAG aCTTTCCAGCGAACAATATTGTTAAATTCCTGGTGGGCTTCACCAATAAGGGTACAGAGGATTTCATTGTCGAGTCTCTTGATGCTTCTTTTCGGTATCCTCAAGACTATCAGTTCTATATCCAGAACTTCACAGCTCTCCCTCTGAATACGGTAGTTCCACCCCAGAGACAAGCCACGTTTGAGTACTCTTTCATCCCTGCTGAGCCTATGGGTGGTCGTCCGTTCGGACTAGTGATCAATCTCAACTACAGAGATGCAAAT GGCAATGTATTTCAAGATGCTGTCTTCAATCAAACTGTTACTATTATTGAAAAAGAAGATGGGCTGGATGGAGAAAC gaTCTTCATGTACATGTTCCTTGCTGGACTTGGTCTGCTTGTCATTGTTGGCCTCCATCAGTTACTAGAGTCTAGGAAG aggaaaagaccGGTACAGAAAGTAGAGATGGGAACATCAAATCAGAATGATGTTGATATGAGCTGGATTCCCCAAGAAACTTTAAATCAGATAA ATAAAGCTTCACCGAGGAGGTTGCCCTACAAGAGGGCACAGAAGAGATCAGTGGGCTCTGATGA AAAGAACCACCCCCGGAGGGCGTAG
- the SSR1 gene encoding translocon-associated protein subunit alpha isoform X2, translated as MAMRRLSQLLVLALLVFPAALLLGGGRSGPGSGLLVAAQDATEDEDAVEDTVVEDEDDEAEVEEDEPTDLTEEKEEEDLSGEPKASPSADTTILFVKGEDFPANNIVKFLVGFTNKGTEDFIVESLDASFRYPQDYQFYIQNFTALPLNTVVPPQRQATFEYSFIPAEPMGGRPFGLVINLNYRDANGNVFQDAVFNQTVTIIEKEDGLDGETIFMYMFLAGLGLLVIVGLHQLLESRKRKRPVQKVEMGTSNQNDVDMSWIPQETLNQINKASPRRLPYKRAQKRSVGSDE; from the exons CCTGCTCGTCTTCCCCGCCGCACTGCTGCTCGGGGGCGGCCGCAGCGGCCCAG gTTCAGGTTTATTAGTTGCAGCTCAAGATGCTACAGAAGATGAAGACGCTGTGGAAGATACTGTAGttgaagatgaagatgatgagGCTGAAGTTGAAGAAGATGAGCCAACAGACTTG acagaagaaaaagaggaagaagactTGTCAGGAGAACCTAAAGCCTCACCTAGTGCCGATACAACCATCCTATTTGTGAAAGGTGAAG aCTTTCCAGCGAACAATATTGTTAAATTCCTGGTGGGCTTCACCAATAAGGGTACAGAGGATTTCATTGTCGAGTCTCTTGATGCTTCTTTTCGGTATCCTCAAGACTATCAGTTCTATATCCAGAACTTCACAGCTCTCCCTCTGAATACGGTAGTTCCACCCCAGAGACAAGCCACGTTTGAGTACTCTTTCATCCCTGCTGAGCCTATGGGTGGTCGTCCGTTCGGACTAGTGATCAATCTCAACTACAGAGATGCAAAT GGCAATGTATTTCAAGATGCTGTCTTCAATCAAACTGTTACTATTATTGAAAAAGAAGATGGGCTGGATGGAGAAAC gaTCTTCATGTACATGTTCCTTGCTGGACTTGGTCTGCTTGTCATTGTTGGCCTCCATCAGTTACTAGAGTCTAGGAAG aggaaaagaccGGTACAGAAAGTAGAGATGGGAACATCAAATCAGAATGATGTTGATATGAGCTGGATTCCCCAAGAAACTTTAAATCAGATAA ATAAAGCTTCACCGAGGAGGTTGCCCTACAAGAGGGCACAGAAGAGATCAGTGGGCTCTGATGAGTAA